atctcttggactagacttctgggccagcattcccttcttgttcttgggagttggatgcttggcctttggagttgaattcttggccttcttggcattccagtcggcaTTGTCTAAACGTGactttgaggggtttcttttgaaaaatctccctcttggcgcgttctaccatccttgtgcatagtaaggaacatatacgcgatttggacaatttatgGCAATATGTCCACgtgttccacaatgaaaacaagtctttttcttcactgggaaattgtttcttcttgcccctggtggcgtatccttgccttgtctcttgcttttcccacacgcacagttgcaacagacactctgtttagcttgaaatggtggcctatatttctcaacggcaggtttgttaggagtaacaaaattcgaagcaacagattccgagttcaaggagtcattggtttgttcagtagtgctctccttgttctcatcttctgctactttacctgcacatgaagtagaaacattagtattttcaacattaataactcctcctgacataaatccagctcgtttgccatattgTAGATGTGCCTCCCTGGAAATTTCTTCATGTGTCAtaaggatggatgtgtagttatgattgaaaggtagaggaacactatcataccccagacccttgttttgattatctttgaattttaattgggtttcaaataaggactcgactgtctgacttgacgcaatataatttttgaaactaacgtctgtttttccacacttaattttcaaagtgtcaagttctttagttacaacaacaagttgtctcttaatatagtcataattttcacacttgttgctatactcttcctaaagcttcctaaagtccttggtttttgcttctaattcagccttcaggggtttttgtcctttcgTGAGTTGATacccttcatatctcaggtcctcaacttctctttttaataaatcaatttgttcctgaagaaatttaatcgtatcttcactagatagtgtacatgaaacttcacatgattgagaacatgaaacttcattgaccggaaggtttatagaactcattgtatttccacacttcaaagcgtcaagctcttcaattacatcagcaatactaagacgattgagatcttttgtcttcttgatgatagccacgttcatatcccacgatttcggaagtgaatttagtagctttttgtttatctcagatttggtcaagaagatcccatcTATATTCAtttcagtagtgagtgtggtaaatcgctgcaactgagtttcgagggtttctccagggacataatcaaaaatgttgaaattttgtcttaacatatccagacgactctctttcatgttttcaactctctcgtagaccttaaaatcaattaaaaaaacacaactagaagctaaaataaaacttaaaagtcaaatttaaaaaaaaaatcaaactcaaaagtcaaacataaaaaagtcaaaccgaaaagttaaatttgaaaatttaaaaattaaacgaaaaagtcaaagtttaaagtcaaagatcaaacttgaaagtcaaagtcaaaatttgaaataaaaagtcaaaaataaaaacaatttttttattattatttttttgttattattttattatttattattttattatttattattttattattattattattattattattattattattattattattttatagatgaaaaaggaatttaaaaataaaagaaatttaatttttgggctaaaaatgacaattttgcgaAACTTGAAAGCGGGAATGAGATGTTAAGTTTAAAGATTCGAAGGGATGACACAAAAGGCTTGCTAGCCGACTTGGTAAGGCTCGAGCTTGTTGAAACGGAGGTCTCGAGTTTGAACCCTTGCAGCTCCAAATTTGcttcctaatttttttttatatgcgAGGCTACTGACTGCAAGGCTACTGAGTGCGAAGCTGCTGAGTGCGAGGTGCGAACCGGAAACGATGCTAAGCTGTAAACTCCGAGCCGCAAGCTCGGGCCGTAAACGTGTGAGGCCTCGGACCGTACCCTCTGACCGCGAACTCCTCGGAACGCAAACACCGGCCGCAAACacttcggaaaccctagctgctggccgccaccccctTGCTGATTACTACCAAAAACACtgatttttcaactttgaagctccaaaagtcGATCAAAAacacttttttatgaaaaacacgaagaacaaaccccccttattttttagAGATCTATCcgaaaacgcaagaatatttcgaaaataagatcaaataatgccccaaatcaGACAAAATTGaatgatacaacttggctctgataccaattgtaagttcgtaatttgcttgtgtatcaatcagatccgtttgatggtgcccaatcaaacggatgatgctagatcacaataagaagagatggagaagaagaatattaagaatcttgattgtattgatgatatgaatgaaattccttacaatagattctttcacacaatatgctctctcttcctccctctcttggccgtacaatctctagggttcatcaatctctcctcctcaccctaacacctatatttatacttggagaacatgggccggatgacatgggccgtaaatgggtttacggccgtaaggtgtttacggccgttcggccgtaaacccaaccgtaaacatgaccaaaattacataaaaatataattgcccagaaaagcaaagtataaaccatattttgacccaacagacATTGTTCACATCATGTACactgttttaacattacaaatccataaatgtttgatagttttcaaaagcacaacactctaacatacttggtactactcctcagcttacatgttacctgagaatacaagttattttaaaaacggTCAACAtgtggaatgttggtgagttcataagtaggtttgatatgaaaatgttttgtgtagtttgaaaaaaacaacccagaaaatccgatattttctgaaaagaccattgtttatgtAAAAGTGTGAAGAttcataaatatatgcatgatgatttccaaacgtgtatagttgaaaagctttgtattaaaagtaccagtgaaaaatgttgaacttccccggaaaacccgatgttttccgataacaaaaataacatataacTATTAGAATTGTTATTCCATCACGTGAATGACTTTGATTTGCCTTGAGTACTCGAttaatattggatttatttatgtgagtcgttataaccgtGCATGATAATCACtaattcgtctgtcttggcactatggtgaacgccggaattgatcttaagattttgtcaccctagacttgccgagtctaactgtagcgaacaactgaggtgtggggtagtcacccccgtatagatctatacacaaactctcactctccctccaggagactttgattataactacaggctacgaccgacacacgttggtgccacccgttattactcactaaatctcCAACTGaatttgattactattgattatcgacctgtatttgtttacCTGGATTGACGATAGGCCtaataaacgaggagaagaggattacaaggTCTTACTAATCCCACATATTATTTATGGCTATGGGGTATACGAAGGACATGTTAGCCCATTTCACATTTgatttacttggaccttactagcaatgctaatgggccactaaggcccaatagcacttaaagCCATTGAGGATCCcctaaatatgaaattgggtcatagaaggctcaataacatttattattatcctttgggcccaaaagtcatgttaatgggtcacgaaggcccaatagcATGACCTGAGACTTACAAGCCCAAAGGtttgaatgtttacttgttttatgTATAGTATAATTTTTGGAAAGTTTGATTGAGTGATTGTTAATTTCGTACCGGCTCGAGGCCTGTCGGTTGTTTTTAACGATGTTTAAAATTATACGtattttcatctttccttttttaTGATTTGCAGTTTGGTATTTTTATTCTAACTCAAATAtcttaaaaacaaaataattgactcaaaaatcttggtttgaacccctttcagcccttctttggtaaaattgacaattttagtcctttatattaaaaaaaacattttaagcccttaaaccattttcatTACACTTTTGACCCAAAGAATTGTTCAAGTAATATTTTTTGCTCAAAAAttattctttggcagtttcagcccttccagaaaagtatTTTTCGGTTAAGTCtcaaactttttgcaacttttacaattttggcccaaaatcctaaaagtttacatttttgatccttgtttggaaaatacatcattttaacccctgaatcaGTTTTTTTTACCCTTTTTACCCCATGTTTTGAGAAATATATCATTTTAACCCCTTGAAAATCacattttttgaaaatttgagttattgggccgaaaagcccaaaatttggcccattaagctataAGTTTTATTTCTAGCCTTTAAAAgagtatgatattcataaaaacagtAATTTTttctgttttgactcttttaatCCTTGAGAAAACCGTGATTAGCAATTTTTCCAACTCATCTTTTGTTTGTTTAACAAATAGAACCCAAAAATGTGTTTTATGTTGTATTATGTTTATTATAACcttagagggtaatttttcttgacttgtttagtgtaatatATCAtagatcatgtttatcttcctcttagATCTATAAATCTCGAAATTTCTATTCTTTTTGTTACaaatttaccacataaacacatgaaatcacacataacatacacatacacatagatctacacattttacttgtattctcccctataaaacatatgaaaaccgaaaagagaggggtatgaactcaccttgaggttTGGATTTGGTTTTGATGAAGGTTTGAGAGAAGATTTTGGCCTAACGAGCTTCTTGAGAAGTCTTTGGCTTAGATTGGTTCTAAGAAGCATGATTATGAACTTTCATGAGTTACAAGGAGATTTATAACAAATTtcaagaagctaaaccatggatctaagcattaacttacctagaatgatgatttttgtggaagaacctccttgaaaagctcttaatcttgaaattcttcaTGGAGAAATGAAAGTTGTTCTTGAGAGAGTAGTGAGTGTTTGAATAATGAATTTGGTGTGGGTGCTGGATGCTCTCGGCCGAAATAAGAGGAGGGAAGAGAGAAGAGAGTCTTGAGGTGATAGATGCTTTGAAGTATGAGATGGGTGCATGGATATCCCAAGTATAATTATGAGGTGTCATCCTACCCTTAAACACCTGttaatctctttttttttttatcttgtaCCGAATTTATTGGGCTTAGGAGGAACGAAATAGTTTATGTTGGGCCATTGTTTTATCTTGTTCGAAACCATGAGTTCATTAAGAAGAttttttggcccattgggcctttaggcATGATTCACGGCCCAATGTAACTAAAAATATTGATTTATGGATCATTAGGGCTAATTGAGTTAGTTAGGGCCCAATAAGCGTATTTatctcattctaggcccattatggtccaaaatgttaaaataaatgaaagtgtgtccaattagagcccatttaagagttctaagcccaaaatagtcaagttggaagcttattggcccattaggcccaacaagaaaatcctagtccaaaatggacttaaaccgggatttttagggtttccaacttttgttgactatttgaaagtTTGTATAGGGTATTTGATGgaaaatttgttgttattgaataagcatcatacatgctttcacatttttggttcacattgttatcattgttgttgttacatggtatagaattcctagtctgacacataacatacatacctACTGATCTAAACATGCCATACATAATCCCgagcacataaccacatactgggcccccgcccgctACATGGGGCCTCGCCTGCCATCGGACCCCATctatcatcaggccccgcctggcatcaggtCCCACCTGGCATCGAGTCCCGTTCGGTATACAAATATGTTTCCCTTATGCCCCGCGTGTCTCTAGGCTTCTCCcgacatacacatacatacagtCAAATAACATATTGAGACATACATGAACATACCCTGATCTAAGGCCTTGCCTAACTTGGGCCCCACCCCTGGTCTGCTACTGAAGTAATGGAACCTTGTCCATACTTCTACTAGTAGTGAGATATGggtccccgcccacactcacatccTTCCTATCACGGGCCTCGTCCCTGCTCTGCTAATATCAATATATGGAACCctatccatactcagctagtgatgagatacgagacctcgcccacactcacctccctaccaggtacatacaagtatcacgaagacaacaagtataatctacaTACTACATAAGAATCTTCCTTGGGtttaccccgacatcggacccccCGTCCAAAAACATACTATTATCTAACATACTTCGGGCTTATGCCGACATCGGACCCTCGGTACAGAACCTATCATACtggcacatgcaagaatcacaaagacctctagcatcctAACCTTCCttaggcctcgcccgacatcggttCGTAACTCGGAACATATATCAATAAGtgtctagggctaacccctgggtcttccttcTATGCACaagcataagcataaacataaacataacataatgggtcggcattgtggccgtagacccatgcacacggtgaggagactcacctcgcactgctgaagactTGCTGAACACTTCAGACTAAAAGTCTGTGCTTCTGAACCACTGACCCTTTGgcttcccgaactatcaatacccaaacACCATTTAGACCACAACAACccaaaagtcaaccctggtcaaacatggtcaaagtcaacggtcaaagtcaacttccatttgacttgactcgacgagttgttgtatcaactcgtcgagtccatactcctACATTCCCAAaacaaccccgactccactcatCGAGTCTggcaagaactcgacgggttctccttcaaccatacaatcgggaccatcttcatccgacttgccgagttcaaccttaaacttgtcgagttcatcataCATATGAATGTATCCaggctatgactcgccgagttgtatgaacaactcgtcaagtccatcttcatagattgggagattgccttagactcgccgagttcctctttgaGCTCGTCGAGTACGATGAACTTCATGTCCATTATGGACCTGGACTGTCTGAGTCCTTCACcaactcaactcactgatctaaCTCATAACCAGAAGGGATTTAAGTttgcgacccgactcgtcgagtccgctttGTGACATCTCCATTCTATCGATTAGAGTCCATTCCAttgcttctaactcatagatttGGACTCTTAAGGCTAGCAttacacataaagttgctaactttacatgtaTGCAAGGTGCTATGGAGCTAGAACACCGAATCCAAGCTAAAATGAAGATCTAGGTCATGAAATGGATCCATAGCTGGATAAAGCTAGCATctctgagcttctggagctcaagagtgcccagatctgaagtccaaTACATCCACAAGGGCTTAGTACTCGGATTAATCTCAAAAATAGCTCAAATGTGATAACATACAAGCTAGAAAGGGGATCTAGATGATTAACAgtcaaggtataagctttataccttcagatGATCTAAAATACCACACCAACTATGGATCTATAGCTTCTTCTTGCACCACCAAGAGTATCCTtcattttccaagcttcaatcACTCTCAaaggcttagaaactagctcaATACTTCACAAGGTTGATTAGGTTTTCGAGAGCAGGTGAGgggagtgatggaggctggggtggaggcctgaaatgatgtttaaataggacACCAagtcctaaaattagggtttccaaacccagaccagactcgccgagtcagtctccccgactcgtcgagtcggtcacttaatccgCGACACGGAGCtctctccgactcgtcgagtttttcatagactcgacgagtcgaccctTTGACTtaaggttttcctttcctttcttggtcttccggATTCCGAGTGTTACAATTAAAACTTTCCTTTTTGGCTATttgttgttatatatgtgtatgttctGGTGGACAAAAAGaacttgttatatatatatatatatatatatatatatatatatatatatatatatatatatatatatatatataactaaaagtgttatttattTCTCATGTGTAATTGTAGGTTTAGACGTGCTGCGTAATTATTTTGATGAATTGACGGTATATGATCCTGGTTTTGTTGATTATTCAACAAAAGTTACGTAATTCTTGCAAAATGCATTTGGTCAACAGAAAGCTTCATAAGATCAAGTCATGACTTTAAAATGTAAAGACCAGACTATCCTAGAGGTCACTGATGATTTACCAAGGATGATCATGTATTGAAGTTTTTTCCTGTTTGTAGGTAGTATTAGGAGCACATAACAATTTATGGTAACCATAAATGTAAACACAATactttttttgggtttttttgttGATTTGAATGTAAATAGGTAGTAATGTGTACATTCATGTAGCTAATCGTCTTATTGTGGTAAAAATGCACatgttttaaattttgattatgtttatataCTTATTTAACATTTAACAAATCATAAGTTAAAGGTGATCACTTAAAACAACCATTGGGAAATGAATTGTCACAATTCTAACGGTTAATTTATTATCTCACTTAGTTGGATTACCCAAGTTTGAGGCAGGTATCCGAGTTGTTGTTGTAGTTTTGAGGTTGATCTCTAGACTTGAGGTTGCCAATCGTTAACTCCCAAGAAGGATGATGGCCACATTGCTCATGAATACCCATTTTCTCAATACATAAGTGCATCAtctaaaacacaaaaatcaacaTTTAGTAATTCGGCATGCGAGCTTAAAAAAAGACAACTATAGTTAGGAAATTTTAAAGGCACTTACAGCGAACTGTTGTTTCAAATGTATGTTCTCTTCCCTCAGTTGAGCTTCCTGAATAATGTATTTTGTTGAAGTAATTCAGCTAGAATAACTTTTGTTGACATATTTACAAATTTAATGATATTTCGTTTAAGTGTATAAGGTTGCATCCTTTTCCATTATTTACTCAAGGTTTAAGTATAAGTTAAGGGGAAATTGAGTAATCTTACCACCTTTTAATGTTTATTTGTACAAAGTAACCAAATTTTCTTTTTAGCAAAAACAACCACTTGGTCCAAAATGGGTATTCTGGATCAACATTCGATACTAAAATTTCGGATTTCGAAAAAAAACCTTCGGAATTTTAGAAAAAAGTCCGAAAtctaaagaaaaattaaataatttcaagaaaaaaattcatttttttactTGTATTTAACAAAAAGTTAAACAAATGTTGTAAATATGAACTATATATTATATTAGTGCATAAAATCAGACATTTTATTTAAAAACAGTGATATTATACTCTTAAAAATTGGCATTTCGGACATAAGTGGGgatagtttttcaaaaaaaaaagttgggaAAAAACCAAACTAATTCAAgaaattgaaattttgaaaatcaaaCTCAGAATAGAGTATTTTAGAATGGAGCATTCTttgaaaaaagataaaaaaaaaattagcctGTAATATGAATAGTAGTCCAGAATAAGGCATTTAGAAAAagtgtttattttttaaaaactgaagaaaaaaaaaagttgcattAGATTCCCTAATGTAAGCTTCAATCAcctcaaatatatatatttagatATTTCTATAAAAAAACCTAGGAAGAGAAAAACATATAGGTTTAGCTCTATGACCTTCTCCTTCAGTGTGCTGATCTCTTTCAACATTTTTTGTTCCTGAAAGTCAAGAAAATTGAAACTAGGAAGTAAACAAAATGTAGTAATAGAACTATCCAGTTGAATAATGTACCTTTGTTTTTACTACTTTAACCAACCCAGACTCAATCATAGCTTCTAGTTTGTCTAGCTCCTTGAGGTCAAGTCCCTTTAGATCTTCCCCTTTCATTTGCCTGCATGATTCAACATGCTAATTCGCTTGAGTTTTAACAAAAAACAATTTAAGCATGTACACACAATATTAATGGAAGAAAAAGATAGGAAGGAAACAACAATTGGTACCTCAACGCGGTGGATTTTTCTGCAAGTTCGTTGCTCAAGATGCCAAAATTTCTACTAGCAATCTATTGGAGGAACATTCATTGTCAAAGTATAAAACGAAATAAGAACAAAAATGCAAAAGAGTTCTCTCATCCAAGTATGTTTCTAGTTTAAGTGCAATtccttttatatatttttacattTGTCCTCCTCCAAGCTCAAATCTAAATATATGCATATTTCTTCTTAATATGGTATGTTAATATGTGTGTGTAttgatttcaatatatatatatatatatatatatatatatatatatatatatatatatatatatatatatatatatatatatatatatatatatatataaaagtccgGTTCCTGTGAGGACTCATTTTAAAATAAGTACTCGTGAGGACACATTAAAagaattgaatatatatatatatatatatatatatatatatatatatatatatatatatatatatatatatatatatataataaatacaaataataaaatcaaacatAGATTAATGTCCAGgagaaaaaaattggaaaaaaaaaattgcatcattaaaaatgatccatgattcaattttaattttttattttacataATTATGATCTATGATTCTTAAAAAGCTATGGATGTGaggaagttgtgatgtttttgacAAAGATTTTACGGTGGATAGAAAACAATAaaaatttatgaagttttttgatATTTCAAAGCCTTTTGAGATATTCTATGTATGTATTGAAGTATTTgatgtttttaatttatttatgaaatattttaatattttaagtcTTATAAATAGCTGcggttttattttttaaatcaataattttaataaatttcatttttctttccaaATTATATGTTTTGTTTTTACAAACTTCAACAGGAAGTCAGGAACGATCTATAAGTCACAAAATCATGTATATTATATGCTTGGAAATCTATGGTTATGTaacttttcaatgcaaaaaaCGCAAAATACTTTTGGAATTATATAGGGGATGTTATGATGTTTTTACCACATGTTATTCAGTCGATAGAAAACAACTAAATTTGACTAATCGTTTGGATTTCCCAATGCATCTATCAAAATATTTGATATTTTTAAGATACTTATATAGTATTTTAGTGTTTTAGGTCCCATAAATGGTTTAGTTTTTGTTTAGAATAGTCGATTTtaagaaaatttattttttctttccAATTTTTGTATGTGTTTTTTTGTACAAACTTCAACGAGAAGTATGGAATGATGTAGAAGTCACAAAAtcaaatatattatatgattgaaAAGCTCTAAATGTGTagtttttaatgaaaaataaacaaaaactttTTAGGACTTTTGTAAAGGGAGTTGTTACGTTTTTTTCATAGGCTTTACGGTGCACAAAAATATGTTTGGTAGTCTGAAAAATATTTTGGGGCTAACCT
The genomic region above belongs to Lactuca sativa cultivar Salinas chromosome 4, Lsat_Salinas_v11, whole genome shotgun sequence and contains:
- the LOC111877759 gene encoding MADS-box protein SVP encodes the protein MRMVRQKTQIKKIENLAARQVTFSKRRRGLFKKAQELCTLCDVDIALIVFSATGKLFHYSPSSMNQVLEKHRLLQTRNVGELRQPSHEMQIASRNFGILSNELAEKSTALRQMKGEDLKGLDLKELDKLEAMIESGLVKVVKTKEQKMLKEISTLKEKEAQLREENIHLKQQFAMMHLCIEKMGIHEQCGHHPSWELTIGNLKSRDQPQNYNNNSDTCLKLG